A window from Solanum stenotomum isolate F172 chromosome 5, ASM1918654v1, whole genome shotgun sequence encodes these proteins:
- the LOC125865738 gene encoding external alternative NAD(P)H-ubiquinone oxidoreductase B1, mitochondrial isoform X6 encodes MRGFTYLSKVLHSHSSYSKLLVLCSVSTGGLLVYAESNVESGKQVVEQNQPESKKKRVVVLGTGWGGTSFLKDVDISSYDVQVVSPRNYFAFTPLLPSVTCGTVEARSIVEPVRNIIKKRSGEIQFWEAECLKIDPENRTVSCRSGINDNLAGHNDFSLQYDYLVIAVGAQVNTFNTPGVMEHCHFLKEVEDAQRIRRTVIDCFEKSVIPGLSEEERRTNLHFVIVGGGPTGVEFAAELHDYVYEDLVKIYPSVKDFVKITVIQSGDHILNTFDERISSFAEQKFQRDGIEVSTGCRVTSVSDHFINMKVKSTGKHVEVPYGMVVWSTGVGTRPFVKDFMEQVGQEKRRILATDEWLRVKGCSNVYALGDCAFVDQRKVMEDISAIFKAADKDDSGTLSVEEFRDVLEDIIIRYPQVDLYLKNKHLLEAKDLFRDSEGNEREEVDIEGFKLALSHVDSQMKSLPATPQVAAQQGTYLARCLNRWDQCKSNPDGPHRFKRSGRHEFLPFEYRHLGQFAPLGGDQAAAELPGDWVSMGHSTQWLWYSVYASK; translated from the exons atgagGGGTTTCACATATTTAAGCAAAGTTCTTCATAGCCATTCTTCTTATTCTAAACTTTTGGTTCTCTGTTCTGTCAG TACTGGAGGTCTATTGGTATATGCGGAATCAAATGTAGAGAGTGGAAAACAAGTTGTTGAACAGAATCAACCAGAGTCTAAGAAGAAGAGAGTAGTGGTGCTTGGAACAGGATGGGGTGGTACCAGCTTCCTAAAAGATGTTGATATTTCTTCATATGATGTTCAAGTGGTTTCGCCGCGGAACTATTTTGCATTTACACCATTGTTACCTAGTGTCACATGTGGGACAGTTGAGGCACGAAGCATAGTAGAGCCGGTTCGGAACATAATAAAGAAG AGAAGTGGAGAAATTCAATTCTGGGAAGCAGAATGTCTGAAGATTGATCCAGAAAACCGCACAGTATCTTGCCGTTCTGGTATCAATGATAATTTGGCAGGACATAATGATTTCTCCCTACAATATGACTATTTGGTTATCGCAGTAGGAGCTCAAGTAAATACTTTTAACACACCAGGTGTTATGGAACATTGCCACTTTCTGAAG GAAGTTGAAGATGCTCAAAGGATACGGAGGACAGTAATAGATTGTTTTGAAAAATCTGTCATTCCTGGCCTAAGTGAAGAAGAGCGAAGGACCAACCTCCATTTTGTTATAGTTGGCGGGGGTCCAACTGGAGTGGAATTTGCTGCTGAGCTACATGACTATGTTTATGAGGATTTGGTTAAAATATATCCTTCAGTTAAGGATTTTGTGAAGATAACGGTTATCCAGTCCGGAGATCATATCCTGAACAC ATTTGATGAAAGAATAAGCTCATTTGCTGAACAGAAATTTCAAAGAGATGGAATTGAGGTTTCGACAGGTTGCCGTGTCACTAGTGTCTCTGATCATTTCATCAACATGAAAGTAAAATCTACAGGAAAACACGTTGAAGTACCCTACGGGATGGTTGTATGGTCAACTGGAGTAGGTACCCGCCCATTTGTGAAGGATTTCATGGAACAAGTTGGCCAG GAAAAAAGACGTATTCTAGCAACAGATGAATGGTTGCGAGTGAAGGGTTGTAGTAACGTGTACGCACTAGGTGATTGTGCATTTGTAGATCAGCGTAAAGTAATG GAAGATATTTCAGCCATTTTTAAAGCTGCCGATAAGGATGATTCTGGAACGTTAAGCGTCGAGGAATTCCGAGATGTTTTGGAAGACATAATTATCCGTTATCCTCAAGTGGACTTATATCTGAAGAACAAACATTTGTTAGAGGCGAAAGACTTATTCAGGGATTCAGAGGGAAATGAAAGAGAGGAGGTAGATATTGAAGGTTTTAAGTTGGCCCTTTCTCATGTAGATTCTCAGATGAAAAGTTTACCTGCCACTCCTCAG GTTGCTGCTCAACAAGGTACATATCTTGCTAGATGCTTAAACCGCTGGGATCAATGCAAAAGTAATCCTGACGGACCTCACCGTTTTAAAAGATCTGGACGTCATGAATTTCTTCCCTTTGA GTATCGCCATTTAGGGCAATTCGCTCCTTTAGGTGGAGATCAAGCAGCAGCAGAACTTCCCGGGGATTGGGTTTCTATGGGTCATAGCACACAGTGGCTATGGTACTCAGTGTATGCAAG CAAGTAA
- the LOC125865738 gene encoding external alternative NAD(P)H-ubiquinone oxidoreductase B1, mitochondrial isoform X4: protein MRGFTYLSKVLHSHSSYSKLLVLCSVSTGGLLVYAESNVESGKQVVEQNQPESKKKRVVVLGTGWGGTSFLKDVDISSYDVQVVSPRNYFAFTPLLPSVTCGTVEARSIVEPVRNIIKKRSGEIQFWEAECLKIDPENRTVSCRSGINDNLAGHNDFSLQYDYLVIAVGAQVNTFNTPGVMEHCHFLKEVEDAQRIRRTVIDCFEKSVIPGLSEEERRTNLHFVIVGGGPTGVEFAAELHDYVYEDLVKIYPSVKDFVKITVIQSGDHILNTFDERISSFAEQKFQRDGIEVSTGCRVTSVSDHFINMKVKSTGKHVEVPYGMVVWSTGVGTRPFVKDFMEQVGQEKRRILATDEWLRVKGCSNVYALGDCASIDQRKVMEDISAIFKAADKDDSGTLSVEEFRDVLEDIIIRYPQVDLYLKNKHLLEAKDLFRDSEGNEREEVDIEGFKLALSHVDSQMKSLPATPQVAAQQGTYLARCLNRWDQCKSNPDGPHRFKRSGRHEFLPFEYRHLGQFAPLGGDQAAAELPGDWVSMGHSTQWLWYSVYASK, encoded by the exons atgagGGGTTTCACATATTTAAGCAAAGTTCTTCATAGCCATTCTTCTTATTCTAAACTTTTGGTTCTCTGTTCTGTCAG TACTGGAGGTCTATTGGTATATGCGGAATCAAATGTAGAGAGTGGAAAACAAGTTGTTGAACAGAATCAACCAGAGTCTAAGAAGAAGAGAGTAGTGGTGCTTGGAACAGGATGGGGTGGTACCAGCTTCCTAAAAGATGTTGATATTTCTTCATATGATGTTCAAGTGGTTTCGCCGCGGAACTATTTTGCATTTACACCATTGTTACCTAGTGTCACATGTGGGACAGTTGAGGCACGAAGCATAGTAGAGCCGGTTCGGAACATAATAAAGAAG AGAAGTGGAGAAATTCAATTCTGGGAAGCAGAATGTCTGAAGATTGATCCAGAAAACCGCACAGTATCTTGCCGTTCTGGTATCAATGATAATTTGGCAGGACATAATGATTTCTCCCTACAATATGACTATTTGGTTATCGCAGTAGGAGCTCAAGTAAATACTTTTAACACACCAGGTGTTATGGAACATTGCCACTTTCTGAAG GAAGTTGAAGATGCTCAAAGGATACGGAGGACAGTAATAGATTGTTTTGAAAAATCTGTCATTCCTGGCCTAAGTGAAGAAGAGCGAAGGACCAACCTCCATTTTGTTATAGTTGGCGGGGGTCCAACTGGAGTGGAATTTGCTGCTGAGCTACATGACTATGTTTATGAGGATTTGGTTAAAATATATCCTTCAGTTAAGGATTTTGTGAAGATAACGGTTATCCAGTCCGGAGATCATATCCTGAACAC ATTTGATGAAAGAATAAGCTCATTTGCTGAACAGAAATTTCAAAGAGATGGAATTGAGGTTTCGACAGGTTGCCGTGTCACTAGTGTCTCTGATCATTTCATCAACATGAAAGTAAAATCTACAGGAAAACACGTTGAAGTACCCTACGGGATGGTTGTATGGTCAACTGGAGTAGGTACCCGCCCATTTGTGAAGGATTTCATGGAACAAGTTGGCCAG GAAAAAAGGCGTATTCTAGCAACTGATGAATGGTTGCGAGTGAAGGGCTGTAGTAACGTGTACGCACTAGGTGATTGTGCATCTATAGATCAACGTAAAGTAATG GAAGATATTTCAGCCATTTTTAAAGCTGCCGATAAGGATGATTCTGGAACGTTAAGCGTCGAGGAATTCCGAGATGTTTTGGAAGACATAATTATCCGTTATCCTCAAGTGGACTTATATCTGAAGAACAAACATTTGTTAGAGGCGAAAGACTTATTCAGGGATTCAGAGGGAAATGAAAGAGAGGAGGTAGATATTGAAGGTTTTAAGTTGGCCCTTTCTCATGTAGATTCTCAGATGAAAAGTTTACCTGCCACTCCTCAG GTTGCTGCTCAACAAGGTACATATCTTGCTAGATGCTTAAACCGCTGGGATCAATGCAAAAGTAATCCTGACGGACCTCACCGTTTTAAAAGATCTGGACGTCATGAATTTCTTCCCTTTGA GTATCGCCATTTAGGGCAATTCGCTCCTTTAGGTGGAGATCAAGCAGCAGCAGAACTTCCCGGGGATTGGGTTTCTATGGGTCATAGCACACAGTGGCTATGGTACTCAGTGTATGCAAG CAAGTAA
- the LOC125865738 gene encoding external alternative NAD(P)H-ubiquinone oxidoreductase B1, mitochondrial isoform X3: MRGFTYLSKVLHSHSSYSKLLVLCSVSTGGLLVYAESNVESGKQVVEQNQPESKKKRVVVLGTGWGGTSFLKDVDISSYDVQVVSPRNYFAFTPLLPSVTCGTVEARSIVEPVRNIIKKRSGEIQFWEAECLKIDPENRTVSCRSGINDNLAGHNDFSLQYDYLVIAVGAQVNTFNTPGVMEHCHFLKEVEDAQRIRRTVIDCFEKSVIPGLSEEERRTNLHFVIVGGGPTGVEFAAELHDYVYEDLVKIYPSVKDFVKITVIQSGDHILNTFDERISSFAEQKFQRDGIEVSTGCRVTSVSDHFINMKVKSTGKHVEVPYGMVVWSTGVGTRPFVKDFMEQVGQEKRRILATDEWLRVKGCSNVYALGDCASIDQRKVMEDISTIFKAADKDDSGTLSVEEFRDVLEDIIIRYPQVDLYLKNKHLLEAKDLFRDSEGNEREEVDIEGFKLVLSHVDSQMKSLPATAQVAAQQGTYLARCLNRWDQCKSNPEGPRRFKSSGRHEFLPFEYRHLGQFAPLGGDQAAAELPGDWVSMGHSTQWLWYSVYASK; the protein is encoded by the exons atgagGGGTTTCACATATTTAAGCAAAGTTCTTCATAGCCATTCTTCTTATTCTAAACTTTTGGTTCTCTGTTCTGTCAG TACTGGAGGTCTATTGGTATATGCGGAATCAAATGTAGAGAGTGGAAAACAAGTTGTTGAACAGAATCAACCAGAGTCTAAGAAGAAGAGAGTAGTGGTGCTTGGAACAGGATGGGGTGGTACCAGCTTCCTAAAAGATGTTGATATTTCTTCATATGATGTTCAAGTGGTTTCGCCGCGGAACTATTTTGCATTTACACCATTGTTACCTAGTGTCACATGTGGGACAGTTGAGGCACGAAGCATAGTAGAGCCGGTTCGGAACATAATAAAGAAG AGAAGTGGAGAAATTCAATTCTGGGAAGCAGAATGTCTGAAGATTGATCCAGAAAACCGCACAGTATCTTGCCGTTCTGGTATCAATGATAATTTGGCAGGACATAATGATTTCTCCCTACAATATGACTATTTGGTTATCGCAGTAGGAGCTCAAGTAAATACTTTTAACACACCAGGTGTTATGGAACATTGCCACTTTCTGAAG GAAGTTGAAGATGCTCAAAGGATACGGAGGACAGTAATAGATTGTTTTGAAAAATCTGTCATTCCTGGCCTAAGTGAAGAAGAGCGAAGGACCAACCTCCATTTTGTTATAGTTGGCGGGGGTCCAACTGGAGTGGAATTTGCTGCTGAGCTACATGACTATGTTTATGAGGATTTGGTTAAAATATATCCTTCAGTTAAGGATTTTGTGAAGATAACGGTTATCCAGTCCGGAGATCATATCCTGAACAC ATTTGATGAAAGAATAAGCTCATTTGCTGAACAGAAATTTCAAAGAGATGGAATTGAGGTTTCGACAGGTTGCCGTGTCACTAGTGTCTCTGATCATTTCATCAACATGAAAGTAAAATCTACAGGAAAACACGTTGAAGTACCCTACGGGATGGTTGTATGGTCAACTGGAGTAGGTACCCGCCCATTTGTGAAGGATTTCATGGAACAAGTTGGCCAG GAAAAAAGGCGTATTCTAGCAACTGATGAATGGTTGCGAGTGAAGGGCTGTAGTAACGTGTACGCACTAGGTGATTGTGCATCTATAGATCAACGTAAAGTAATG GAAGATATTTCAACCATTTTTAAAGCTGCGGATAAGGATGATTCTGGAACGTTAAGCGTCGAGGAATTCCGAGATGTTTTGGAAGACATAATTATCCGTTATCCTCAAGTGGACTTATATCTGAAGAACAAACATTTGTTAGAGGCGAAAGACTTATTCAGGGATTCAGAGGGAAATGAAAGAGAGGAGGTAGATATTGAAGGTTTTAAGTTGGTCCTTTCTCATGTAGATTCTCAGATGAAAAGTCTACCTGCCACTGCTCAG GTTGCTGCTCAACAAGGTACATATCTTGCTAGATGCTTAAACCGCTGGGATCAATGCAAAAGTAATCCTGAAGGACCTCGCCGTTTTAAAAGCTCTGGACGTCATGAATTTCTTCCCTTCGA GTATCGCCATTTAGGGCAATTCGCTCCTTTAGGTGGAGATCAAGCAGCAGCAGAACTTCCCGGGGACTGGGTTTCTATGGGCCATAGCACACAGTGGCTATGGTACTCTGTGTATGCAAG CAAGTAA
- the LOC125865738 gene encoding external alternative NAD(P)H-ubiquinone oxidoreductase B1, mitochondrial isoform X1: MRGFTYLSKVLHSHSSYSKLLVLCSVSTGGLLVYAESNVESGKQVVEQNQPESKKKRVVVLGTGWGGTSFLKDVDISSYDVQVVSPRNYFAFTPLLPSVTCGTVEARSIVEPVRNIIKKRSGEIQFWEAECLKIDPENRTVSCRSGINDNLAGHNDFSLQYDYLVIAVGAQVNTFNTPGVMEHCHFLKEVEDAQRIRRTVIDCFEKSVIPGLSEEERRTNLHFVIVGGGPTGVEFAAELHDYVYEDLVKIYPSVKDFVKITVIQSGDHILNTFDERISSFAEQKFQRDGIEVSTGCRVTSVSDHFINMKVKSTGKHVEVPYGMVVWSTGVGTRPFVKDFMEQVGQEKRRILATDEWLRVKGCSNVYALGDCASIDQRKVMEDISTIFKAADKDDSGTLSVEEFRDVLEDIIIRYPQVDLYLKNKHLLEAKDLFRDSEGNEREEVDIEGFKLVLSHVDSQMKSLPATAQVAAQQGTYLARCLNRWDQCKSNPEGPRRFKSSGRHEFLPFEYRHLGQFAPLGGDQAAAELPGDWVSMGHSTQWLWYSVYASKQVSWRTRYLVVGDWVRRYIFGRDSSRI, from the exons atgagGGGTTTCACATATTTAAGCAAAGTTCTTCATAGCCATTCTTCTTATTCTAAACTTTTGGTTCTCTGTTCTGTCAG TACTGGAGGTCTATTGGTATATGCGGAATCAAATGTAGAGAGTGGAAAACAAGTTGTTGAACAGAATCAACCAGAGTCTAAGAAGAAGAGAGTAGTGGTGCTTGGAACAGGATGGGGTGGTACCAGCTTCCTAAAAGATGTTGATATTTCTTCATATGATGTTCAAGTGGTTTCGCCGCGGAACTATTTTGCATTTACACCATTGTTACCTAGTGTCACATGTGGGACAGTTGAGGCACGAAGCATAGTAGAGCCGGTTCGGAACATAATAAAGAAG AGAAGTGGAGAAATTCAATTCTGGGAAGCAGAATGTCTGAAGATTGATCCAGAAAACCGCACAGTATCTTGCCGTTCTGGTATCAATGATAATTTGGCAGGACATAATGATTTCTCCCTACAATATGACTATTTGGTTATCGCAGTAGGAGCTCAAGTAAATACTTTTAACACACCAGGTGTTATGGAACATTGCCACTTTCTGAAG GAAGTTGAAGATGCTCAAAGGATACGGAGGACAGTAATAGATTGTTTTGAAAAATCTGTCATTCCTGGCCTAAGTGAAGAAGAGCGAAGGACCAACCTCCATTTTGTTATAGTTGGCGGGGGTCCAACTGGAGTGGAATTTGCTGCTGAGCTACATGACTATGTTTATGAGGATTTGGTTAAAATATATCCTTCAGTTAAGGATTTTGTGAAGATAACGGTTATCCAGTCCGGAGATCATATCCTGAACAC ATTTGATGAAAGAATAAGCTCATTTGCTGAACAGAAATTTCAAAGAGATGGAATTGAGGTTTCGACAGGTTGCCGTGTCACTAGTGTCTCTGATCATTTCATCAACATGAAAGTAAAATCTACAGGAAAACACGTTGAAGTACCCTACGGGATGGTTGTATGGTCAACTGGAGTAGGTACCCGCCCATTTGTGAAGGATTTCATGGAACAAGTTGGCCAG GAAAAAAGGCGTATTCTAGCAACTGATGAATGGTTGCGAGTGAAGGGCTGTAGTAACGTGTACGCACTAGGTGATTGTGCATCTATAGATCAACGTAAAGTAATG GAAGATATTTCAACCATTTTTAAAGCTGCGGATAAGGATGATTCTGGAACGTTAAGCGTCGAGGAATTCCGAGATGTTTTGGAAGACATAATTATCCGTTATCCTCAAGTGGACTTATATCTGAAGAACAAACATTTGTTAGAGGCGAAAGACTTATTCAGGGATTCAGAGGGAAATGAAAGAGAGGAGGTAGATATTGAAGGTTTTAAGTTGGTCCTTTCTCATGTAGATTCTCAGATGAAAAGTCTACCTGCCACTGCTCAG GTTGCTGCTCAACAAGGTACATATCTTGCTAGATGCTTAAACCGCTGGGATCAATGCAAAAGTAATCCTGAAGGACCTCGCCGTTTTAAAAGCTCTGGACGTCATGAATTTCTTCCCTTCGA GTATCGCCATTTAGGGCAATTCGCTCCTTTAGGTGGAGATCAAGCAGCAGCAGAACTTCCCGGGGACTGGGTTTCTATGGGCCATAGCACACAGTGGCTATGGTACTCTGTGTATGCAAG CAAGCAAGTTAGCTGGCGCACAAG GTACTTAGTGGTTGGTGATTGGGTAAGAAGATACATTTTCGGAAGAGATTCAAGCCGGATTTGA
- the LOC125865738 gene encoding external alternative NAD(P)H-ubiquinone oxidoreductase B1, mitochondrial isoform X2, translating into MRGFTYLSKVLHSHSSYSKLLVLCSVSTGGLLVYAESNVESGKQVVEQNQPESKKKRVVVLGTGWGGTSFLKDVDISSYDVQVVSPRNYFAFTPLLPSVTCGTVEARSIVEPVRNIIKKRSGEIQFWEAECLKIDPENRTVSCRSGINDNLAGHNDFSLQYDYLVIAVGAQVNTFNTPGVMEHCHFLKEVEDAQRIRRTVIDCFEKSVIPGLSEEERRTNLHFVIVGGGPTGVEFAAELHDYVYEDLVKIYPSVKDFVKITVIQSGDHILNTFDERISSFAEQKFQRDGIEVSTGCRVTSVSDHFINMKVKSTGKHVEVPYGMVVWSTGVGTRPFVKDFMEQVGQEKRRILATDEWLRVKGCSNVYALGDCASIDQRKVMEDISTIFKAADKDDSGTLSVEEFRDVLEDIIIRYPQVDLYLKNKHLLEAKDLFRDSEGNEREEVDIEGFKLVLSHVDSQMKSLPATAQVAAQQGTYLARCLNRWDQCKSNPEGPRRFKSSGRHEFLPFEYRHLGQFAPLGGDQAAAELPGDWVSMGHSTQWLWYSVYASK; encoded by the exons atgagGGGTTTCACATATTTAAGCAAAGTTCTTCATAGCCATTCTTCTTATTCTAAACTTTTGGTTCTCTGTTCTGTCAG TACTGGAGGTCTATTGGTATATGCGGAATCAAATGTAGAGAGTGGAAAACAAGTTGTTGAACAGAATCAACCAGAGTCTAAGAAGAAGAGAGTAGTGGTGCTTGGAACAGGATGGGGTGGTACCAGCTTCCTAAAAGATGTTGATATTTCTTCATATGATGTTCAAGTGGTTTCGCCGCGGAACTATTTTGCATTTACACCATTGTTACCTAGTGTCACATGTGGGACAGTTGAGGCACGAAGCATAGTAGAGCCGGTTCGGAACATAATAAAGAAG AGAAGTGGAGAAATTCAATTCTGGGAAGCAGAATGTCTGAAGATTGATCCAGAAAACCGCACAGTATCTTGCCGTTCTGGTATCAATGATAATTTGGCAGGACATAATGATTTCTCCCTACAATATGACTATTTGGTTATCGCAGTAGGAGCTCAAGTAAATACTTTTAACACACCAGGTGTTATGGAACATTGCCACTTTCTGAAG GAAGTTGAAGATGCTCAAAGGATACGGAGGACAGTAATAGATTGTTTTGAAAAATCTGTCATTCCTGGCCTAAGTGAAGAAGAGCGAAGGACCAACCTCCATTTTGTTATAGTTGGCGGGGGTCCAACTGGAGTGGAATTTGCTGCTGAGCTACATGACTATGTTTATGAGGATTTGGTTAAAATATATCCTTCAGTTAAGGATTTTGTGAAGATAACGGTTATCCAGTCCGGAGATCATATCCTGAACAC ATTTGATGAAAGAATAAGCTCATTTGCTGAACAGAAATTTCAAAGAGATGGAATTGAGGTTTCGACAGGTTGCCGTGTCACTAGTGTCTCTGATCATTTCATCAACATGAAAGTAAAATCTACAGGAAAACACGTTGAAGTACCCTACGGGATGGTTGTATGGTCAACTGGAGTAGGTACCCGCCCATTTGTGAAGGATTTCATGGAACAAGTTGGCCAG GAAAAAAGGCGTATTCTAGCAACTGATGAATGGTTGCGAGTGAAGGGCTGTAGTAACGTGTACGCACTAGGTGATTGTGCATCTATAGATCAACGTAAAGTAATG GAAGATATTTCAACCATTTTTAAAGCTGCGGATAAGGATGATTCTGGAACGTTAAGCGTCGAGGAATTCCGAGATGTTTTGGAAGACATAATTATCCGTTATCCTCAAGTGGACTTATATCTGAAGAACAAACATTTGTTAGAGGCGAAAGACTTATTCAGGGATTCAGAGGGAAATGAAAGAGAGGAGGTAGATATTGAAGGTTTTAAGTTGGTCCTTTCTCATGTAGATTCTCAGATGAAAAGTCTACCTGCCACTGCTCAG GTTGCTGCTCAACAAGGTACATATCTTGCTAGATGCTTAAACCGCTGGGATCAATGCAAAAGTAATCCTGAAGGACCTCGCCGTTTTAAAAGCTCTGGACGTCATGAATTTCTTCCCTTCGA GTATCGCCATTTAGGGCAATTCGCTCCTTTAGGTGGAGATCAAGCAGCAGCAGAACTTCCCGGGGATTGGGTTTCTATGGGTCATAGCACACAGTGGCTATGGTACTCAGTGTATGCAAG CAAGTAA
- the LOC125865738 gene encoding external alternative NAD(P)H-ubiquinone oxidoreductase B1, mitochondrial isoform X5 → MRGFTYLSKVLHSHSSYSKLLVLCSVSTGGLLVYAESNVESGKQVVEQNQPESKKKRVVVLGTGWGGTSFLKDVDISSYDVQVVSPRNYFAFTPLLPSVTCGTVEARSIVEPVRNIIKKRSGEIQFWEAECLKIDPENRTVSCRSGINDNLAGHNDFSLQYDYLVIAVGAQVNTFNTPGVMEHCHFLKEVEDAQRIRRTVIDCFEKSVIPGLSEEERRTNLHFVIVGGGPTGVEFAAELHDYVYEDLVKIYPSVKDFVKITVIQSGDHILNTFDERISSFAEQKFQRDGIEVSTGCRVTSVSDHFINMKVKSTGKHVEVPYGMVVWSTGVGTRPFVKDFMEQVGQEKRRILATDEWLRVKGCSNVYALGDCASIDQRKVMEDISTIFKAADKDDSGTLSVEEFRDVLEDIIIRYPQVDLYLKNKHLLEAKDLFRDSEGNEREEVDIEGFKLVLSHVDSQMKSLPATAQVAAQQGTYLARCLNRWDQCKSNPDGPHRFKRSGRHEFLPFEYRHLGQFAPLGGDQAAAELPGDWVSMGHSTQWLWYSVYASK, encoded by the exons atgagGGGTTTCACATATTTAAGCAAAGTTCTTCATAGCCATTCTTCTTATTCTAAACTTTTGGTTCTCTGTTCTGTCAG TACTGGAGGTCTATTGGTATATGCGGAATCAAATGTAGAGAGTGGAAAACAAGTTGTTGAACAGAATCAACCAGAGTCTAAGAAGAAGAGAGTAGTGGTGCTTGGAACAGGATGGGGTGGTACCAGCTTCCTAAAAGATGTTGATATTTCTTCATATGATGTTCAAGTGGTTTCGCCGCGGAACTATTTTGCATTTACACCATTGTTACCTAGTGTCACATGTGGGACAGTTGAGGCACGAAGCATAGTAGAGCCGGTTCGGAACATAATAAAGAAG AGAAGTGGAGAAATTCAATTCTGGGAAGCAGAATGTCTGAAGATTGATCCAGAAAACCGCACAGTATCTTGCCGTTCTGGTATCAATGATAATTTGGCAGGACATAATGATTTCTCCCTACAATATGACTATTTGGTTATCGCAGTAGGAGCTCAAGTAAATACTTTTAACACACCAGGTGTTATGGAACATTGCCACTTTCTGAAG GAAGTTGAAGATGCTCAAAGGATACGGAGGACAGTAATAGATTGTTTTGAAAAATCTGTCATTCCTGGCCTAAGTGAAGAAGAGCGAAGGACCAACCTCCATTTTGTTATAGTTGGCGGGGGTCCAACTGGAGTGGAATTTGCTGCTGAGCTACATGACTATGTTTATGAGGATTTGGTTAAAATATATCCTTCAGTTAAGGATTTTGTGAAGATAACGGTTATCCAGTCCGGAGATCATATCCTGAACAC ATTTGATGAAAGAATAAGCTCATTTGCTGAACAGAAATTTCAAAGAGATGGAATTGAGGTTTCGACAGGTTGCCGTGTCACTAGTGTCTCTGATCATTTCATCAACATGAAAGTAAAATCTACAGGAAAACACGTTGAAGTACCCTACGGGATGGTTGTATGGTCAACTGGAGTAGGTACCCGCCCATTTGTGAAGGATTTCATGGAACAAGTTGGCCAG GAAAAAAGGCGTATTCTAGCAACTGATGAATGGTTGCGAGTGAAGGGCTGTAGTAACGTGTACGCACTAGGTGATTGTGCATCTATAGATCAACGTAAAGTAATG GAAGATATTTCAACCATTTTTAAAGCTGCGGATAAGGATGATTCTGGAACGTTAAGCGTCGAGGAATTCCGAGATGTTTTGGAAGACATAATTATCCGTTATCCTCAAGTGGACTTATATCTGAAGAACAAACATTTGTTAGAGGCGAAAGACTTATTCAGGGATTCAGAGGGAAATGAAAGAGAGGAGGTAGATATTGAAGGTTTTAAGTTGGTCCTTTCTCATGTAGATTCTCAGATGAAAAGTCTACCTGCCACTGCTCAG GTTGCTGCTCAACAAGGTACATATCTTGCTAGATGCTTAAACCGCTGGGATCAATGCAAAAGTAATCCTGACGGACCTCACCGTTTTAAAAGATCTGGACGTCATGAATTTCTTCCCTTTGA GTATCGCCATTTAGGGCAATTCGCTCCTTTAGGTGGAGATCAAGCAGCAGCAGAACTTCCCGGGGATTGGGTTTCTATGGGTCATAGCACACAGTGGCTATGGTACTCAGTGTATGCAAG CAAGTAA